The genomic window GCAAGGAAGGGATGTTGACGCTGACAGGTGCCGTCGCAACGACAACTGGAAAATATACAGGACGTTCGCCAAAAGATAAGTACATTGTTGAAGAAGCTTCCACAAAAGATAAAATCGATTGGGGTTCCGTTAATCAGCCGATTGCGGAAGAAGTGTTTGAGAAATTATATAATAAGGTGATTGATTATTTAATGGCAAAAGACGAAATTTTCGTCTTTAAAGGGTTTGCTGGAGCTGATCCGAAATATCGCTTGCCAATTCAAGTCATTAACGAGTTTGCATGGCACAACTTGTTTGCCCATCAATTGTTTATTCGCCCGACAGAAGAAGAGTTGGCGGAACATCAAGCACAATTTACCGTCATTTCTGCACCGAATTTTAAAGCAGACCCTGCGGTAGATGGAACGAAGTCAGAAACGTTTATCATCATTTCCTTTGAACGCCGCATCGTCTTAATCGGTGGGACAGAATATGCAGGCGAAATTAAAAAGTCCATTTTCTCAGTCGTGAACTATCTTCTTCCAGAACAAAATATTTTGCCGATGCATTGCTCAGCCAACGTTGGCCAAGAAGGAGATGTTGCACTATTTTTCGGGCTTTCCGGCACAGGAAAAACGACGCTTTCTGCCGACCCGAAACGCCGGTTAATTGGTGATGATGAGCACGGATGGTCAAATAGCGGCGTGTTTAACATTGAAGGCGGTTGCTATGCGAAATGCATTAACTTGTCGCGGGAAAAAGAGCCACAAATTTTTGACGCGATTCGGTTTGGTGCCGTGCTAGAAAACGTCGTCATTGACGAGTATACGCGCATTCCGAACTATGATGATGGTACGCTCACTGAAAATACACGCGCCGCCTATCCGATTCAAGCAATCGACAACATCGTCGATCCAAGCGTCGCCGGCCATCCGACGACGATCATTTTCTTAACAGCCGACGCATTCGGAGTGTTGCCGCCAATCAGCAAATTAACGAGAGAGCAAGCGATGTACCATTTCTTAAGCGGCTATACGAGCAAATTGGCCGGCACAGAACGCGGCATCACTTCGCCGCAAGCGACGTTCTCGACGTGCTTTGGCGCACCATTCTTGCCGCTTCCAGCAACGCGCTATGCGGAAATGCTCGGCAAAAAAATTGACGAGCACAATGTGCAAGTATTTTTAGTGAACACCGGCTGGACGGGCGGCGAATACGGCGTCGGCAACCGCATGAAGCTACAATATACGCGCGCGATGGTGCAATCGGCGCTTGAAGGCGAGCTCAACAATGTCGAAACGGTAAAAGATCCGATTTTCGGCCTAGAAATTCCGGCACACGTCCCAGGCGTACCAGACGAAGTGTTACAGCCGAAAAACACATGGGCCGATCAAGAAGCGTATGAGCAGAAAGCAAAGGAGCTTGCCGAACAATTCCGCGAAAACTTCAAAAAATTTGCGAACATCGATCCGAACATTGAGAAACTAGGCGGGCCGATCGTTTAAATGTCAAGGGATATCTTTCCGCTAGGAAGATATCCCTTTTATTAGTTAATCGAATGCAGCGAAACGAGTTCATATGTCACAATCGTGCGGTTGTTTGCCAATTCGATTTTTTTCACAATCGCCTGCCCGCTCGTTTCGCTTTGCAGCGTCCGCTTCACTTCAAGCGGGATATCGAGCGGATAAATGCGGTATCCTTCTTTTTCAAGCAGAAACAAATTATCTTTCACGCGCTGTTCTTTTCCTTTTGTCACAATCATCGTTTGAAACTCTAACGGCATGCCCATCATCTTCACCTCTTTCATAAAATCTTTGCTATTTTCATTGAACCATATTTGGCGCGATTTCTCAAATCGCCCCCAAAAACCCTTTATTTCCCACAATTATCCTGCCCATCTTTTTGCTATAATAGAGTATATGTTTTATAGAAAAACAGCTAGAATAGGAGGCAACGATGAAAAACAAACGTAACTATTCAGCCGTTACATAGAAAAAGTTTACGAGATCGGGTTTATTTCTGCTCCCCTTGTCTATACTAGTACCATCCAAGACAAGGGAGGTGAACACGATGGCAAACGTTGTTTTTGATTTTCAACAAGCGGTCTTTACACTCGAAAGCATGGTCGCAAAAATCGAGCGCCAAGCGCAAACCATCGAAAAACTCATCAAAGAAAACGAGCAGCTAAGACAAGAAAACCAACAATTAAAAGCACGTATTGCAGAATTAGAAGCCCGTACGAAAAAAAACAGTACGAACAGCCACTTACCGCCGTCCTCTGACCGGTTTGTGGCGAAATCCCCTTCTCGCCAACCGTCGGAGAAACAGCCGGGAGGGCAACTAGGGCATCGAGGAACGACGCTCCGCCAAGTACCGAATCCTGACCATCGAGTCCTTCACCGCGTGACCAAATGCAAAGGATGTGGTCACTCTTTAGAACATGTTGCTCCGCTTCAAGTAGACATTCGCCAAGTGTTCGACCTCCCAGTGGTTCGAATGGAAGTGACTCAACACGAACGGGAAGTGAAGGGGTGTCCGAAATGTCATCTCGTCCAGCAGGCAGAGTTCCCTTTTTATGTCACGAATCATGTCCAGTACGGACCAGCCATCACTTCCCTTGTTTTATACTGGAATCATGCGCAGTTGATCCCGTGCGAGCGTGTCACGGAGATGGTCAAAGCGTTAGTGGGCCATTCAATCAGTGCAGGCACAGTCGTGAACATGACGAGACGGTGGCTCCCTGTGTTAGAAGCAGCGCTCAAAGAGATCGAAACGGCGTTGCTAACCTCCAGCACGTTGCACGTCGATGAAACGAGCCTGCGTGTGAACAGAAAGAACCAATGGGTGCATGTGGCTTCCACTGCCAAGGTCACACGATACGGGCTTCATCGTTCCCGTGGAAAGCAAGCGACGGACGACATCGGGATCTTGCCACGGTACAAAGGAACGATGGTACACGATGCGTATTCGGTGTACCCGATGTACACAGAGGCGAGCCATGCGCTTTGCCACGCCCATCATCTCCGGGAGCTTCGGGCATATACGGAACTTTACGGCCATTCATGGTCGAAAGAGATGACCGAAGCACTGTTGGAGATGAAACAGGCGGTGGAGAAAGCGGGCGGAGCTCTACCGGAAGAGGAAGTCCGGTATTGGGAAGCAGTGTACGACCAGCTTCTAGCGAATGGTCGACAAGAACTCGATGAACGTTGCCGACAAGGCAACCATGAAGGCGTCCGCAACGCGCAAAATTTCATCCAGCGCCTGGAAAAGCGCAAGCAAGAAGCGCTTCTCTTCCTGCGAAAGAAAGAAGTGCCGTTTGACAACAACCAAGCCGAGCGTGATTTGCGGATGGTGAAAGTCAAACAAAAAATTTCCGGAACGTTTCGTCAGGAAGACGATGCCGAGGCTTTCTGCACCATTCGCAGCGTCATTTCTACCCTGCAAAAACACGGAAAGCCGGTTTGGGAATCGTTGCAAAGACTTCTAAGTGGGGAGTCTCTCCAAACGATTCTCCATTCCTCCTAGGGCATTTTCGATACTGGAAATGCCCTATTGGTGCTGGATTCTGAAAATCTCACTAGTATTGGGCTGAATGGATACAAACAAACTTCTTTTCTTCTTATCCGCTATGTTGTTCGCCTTCTTCATCGGACAAGTTCCGGCAACAGCTAAAGGAACGAATGCAGACGCATTAGTCCAGCAAGCAGAAACATATAGTGAACAATTGAAACGGTACATTTATTTTGAGTATGCAAAAAAAATTGCTGCTGCACCACCTCAACTGTTAAGCAACACTACCAAGACGATTCAGCAAGCAAAAGCAGCAGCGGCTAAAACAAAAGGCACAAAGCGCGCGAAACTATTGGCGCGTTTAAAAGCCGTCGATACCATGTATAGTCGAGCAGTCGCTTACAATAATGCCGTCCGAACAGGAACAAGTTTAAAAGACAAAACAAACCGGCTACTAGCCTCTTTTAAACAAAATCCGGCGAGCGACCAAACGGAAGCGATGTATACAGCGGTTCAATCAGAACTAAAGAAATTTGCTAGCGCCTATCAGCAAGTATACGGATCACCGACGCGGACAGCGCTCTATCGTACATATCATGCACCGGCAGAGCAAGCAATCAATCAAACAAAAACGGCATACGTTTTAAAAACGGAATTTAACAAGCTTCGCCAAATGATCCGTTACAGCAAAAACGAAGCCACTATTTTCAATCAAATCGACAAATTTGAAGCACATCTTATGAGCGTGAAAACAAATCGTTCCTTGTTCACTGCCTTTTCCAATTCTTATGAAGATGTTTTAAAAGCACAAGGAACGTCACAAGGAATTTCAACGTTAATCTTAAAAAAGATTATTGCCCAAGAAAAAAGCGTTCTTTTCTTAGAGATGTTTAACGAAGCGAACGAGCCGATCGCTCAAGCAAGTGGCTTTGTTGTCGGCAAAAGCACTATTTTAACGAACTTCCATGTCGTGCAAGGCGCAGCGAAAATTGTAGCATACGACGAAAATGGAAATGAAATTCCGATTCGCGGAGTTGTTCAATACGATGAAACAACAGATTTAGCACTTCTTGCGACGCAAACGGATTTAGCGTTACCTGCGCTTAAAATAGGGGATACTTCCTTGCTTGAAAAAGGGGATCCGATCGTCACGATTAGCAGTCCAGAAGGGCTGATGAACACCGTATCGACAGGGATTATTAGCAATCTGCATTTAATGGAAGATGAAGCAGGAAACGAAGTCCGACTTATTCAAATTACCGCACCGATTACACACGGAAGTTCTGGGGGAGCGTTGTTTAACGAATTCGGGCATGTCATCGGTGTGACCTCATCGGGATTCGACGTCGGCAATATTAACTTTGCCGTAGATATCGTTCATGCAGCACATTGGATTTCGTTTTATAAGGAAAAAACAGCCGCATCTCTCACGGTCATTCCTTATCGGTTATTGCCTGCTCCGCAAAATGAAAGCGCGCCATCATCCGAAACAGGCAGTACAATACCAACGACTGGAACGACGGTGACACCACCGCCAACTATGCCGGTCAGTACAAGCAAGCTATATCTTGATTTTCAAGCAGTCGAAACGGTGTTTCATCCGACGAAACCGATTTTATATGCGCTCGATGGCAATAAAAACGTCGTCGAAGTTAACTTAGAAACAAAAACAGCGAAAAAAATTTCTTTGCCGCTAGCACCCGAACGGCTATATTTCGCAAATAACGAGCTATATGTTACACTGCCAAAAAATCAGCATAGCAGCACATGGTGGGAGGATCAACAAGAAGGCGCGTTCGCTATTATTGATGCAGAAACGTTCTCATTAAAAGCAGTCGTTGATATTCCGCTCGATCCGTGGGATATCGTCGCAGATGACCGCTACATCTATATTTCCAGTGGATCCGGTCAATGGACGTACTTGAAAGTATATTCCCGCCAAACGCTACTAGAAGTCGCACGCGTATACGGCATTTACCAACAATCGTTTTTAGCGATGCACCCAGATGGCGGAAAAGTATATGCAATTACCACCGGATTAAGCCCGCGAGATGTGGAAACGTACGTATTTAACGATGGAAAAATGATTTCGCACTATGATTCTCCGTATCATGGGGACTACAATTTAAATACGAATATGGCGATTTCACCAGATGGGCAGTTTCTTTTTAATGGATCAGGCGTCATTTTTCAAGCAGCTGCGGTGCAAAAATTTGATATGACTTATGTGACAACGCTCTATAACTCATATCAACATATCGCTTTCTATCTTCCGAAAAACGTGTTTTACACAAGCAAAGGAAAAACGATCGATGTATACGATTATACTACTTTTCAACGTATAAAAAGTTATCCATGGAATCAAGAGCTTCAACGGCTATACGTACAAAACGACCAACTCATTACGCTGTCCAAAGAAGGGGCTCGGTATGTCGTCCAAACATATTCGTTGAACGAGCAAGGAATGCTTATTTATTAGTAGCAAAAAAGCATGGGAAAGGGAAAACCTTTTCCATGCTTTTTCATTCTTCCCCATCAAAACGCCCGTTTGTCTTCCACTTTTGCTTCTTAGGCATTCACACATTTTTTTCACCAGCATACGATAAGGTAAATTCACGAAAAGGAGGTATGATCCTATGAAAAAATGGCTACGCATTGCGATGATTTCATTGTTTACCGTTTTTTTAGCCATTCCGATCGCCTGTACGAAACAAGAAACGACAAAAACGGTACGGGTAGCCGAAGTAACCCGCTCAATTTTTTACGCCCCACAATATGTTGCCCTTGCGAGAGGATTTTTTAAAGAAGAGGGACTCAACGTCGAACTGACGACGACATGGGGCGGAGATAAAACGATGACCACTCTTCTTTCAGGAGGTGCCGACATCGCATTGGTCGGCTCGGAAACATCGATTTACGTCTATAGCCAAGGAACGAGCGATCCGGTCATCAACTTTGCCCAGCTAACCCAAACTTTTAAGCAGGTTGATAACACCTTGACTGACTTATTTTTCTCAACGAGATGATACCTTAAAAACAACGAAAAAAACAAGGCGGATCACTCCGCCTTTTCTCTGTTGTTTATTAGACTCATTCCGCATCATACGGCCGGTATTTCTTGCGCAGTTCCTTTAGTTCCTGTGCAAGTGCTTCAACATCGATTCGGAAAAACAATTTATCTTTTTGGAAGCTTTTGATTGGTGTTATTCTTCCTGATTCGATTAACTTACTAAGGCGTTGATATGTCACGCCCAAGATCTCCAGTGTTTCAGCGACCCCGAGGACTTCACTTTGAATGAAGTCCTCGAGTTCTTTCCGTGACGCAAAGTGGTATGGCACGCTGTTTCCTCCTTTATCTGTTTCGGAAGTACGAGACAATGTAACGAATGCCCGCAATTCCCCATACAACAATAACAACCAACAACACGGTGTCTAATACGCCAAGATCTCTGAAATCAGCAGTCACGAAAAAACGAACCGCAACAAACGCTAACAAAATGTTCGCAAGCCAAGCTAGCTTTGACATACATTTTGGGAGATGATAATATTTTTTATACAGAAGCCCTTCCCGAAGGTCGGGCTTCCTTATTCGGTTATCGGCGACGTTTCTTTTTGGAGCGTCGCTTTTTCTTTTGGTTCCGTCCTTCCATGAAGGCGATGGTCGCTAGGACGAAACCGGCGATACTACAAAGTTTTTCTATGATGTCCAGCCACTTCATCATCCCCCAGTCGTTCACCTCCTTTCTAGCTTTATTATAACATATCTATTTAAATATTACAATAGATAAAATAAAAAATTTTCTCTATTTAAGTAATTTTTTATATCCCCGCCAAAACAGCGGGGATCAACTCAGTCGGTGATATAGACGGGATACCCTTTTTTCTTCAGCTCCTCCGCCAACCGCTCGGCGTTGCTCCGATCAGTAAAAGCCCCAACTTGGACGCTGTAGAGTTTGTCCTTAGAAGCAGTTGACGGTGCAGGACTCGACTTTCTTTTCAAACTGTATGTCTCGGCGATTCCAGCGACAATTGCCGCCGCTACTTTTCTCCTGTAGGAGTCAGATTTTAAAAGCGTTGCTTCCTCTTTGTTGGTCATGAAACCGCACTCAATCAGAATAGCTGTCATCTTCGTCTCACGCAACACATGGAAGTCTGCTGTTTTTACACCGCGATTCTTTCGTCCGGTCTCTCGAATAAGATGGTTCTGCACGTTCGCCGCAAGCATCATCGCCTCTTTCGGTTTCGAGGTGTAAACATACGTTTCAATTCCTTCAGCACTGCTCCACCCGGATCCAGCGGCATTGGCATGAATCGAAACATATACATCTGCCCTCCAAGCATTGGCTGTATCCGTTCTCGTTTTTAGTGGCACATCCGCCTTTCCGGTCGGATCGTCAATCCGCAGCACTTCAACCCCTTCAAATTCCCCCAGTTCCTCTTGTACTAGCGTTGCTACAGCACTGTTGAACTCCCACTCACGCATGCTACCGTCTGGAGTTCTTTTCCCCGGTGTATTGTATCCATGCCCGGCGTCGATTGCAACTTTCAACATTATTTCCCCTCTCCTTTCTGACTTTCACTTTTTAGTTGCGCAAACACCTTAGAAACCTGTCCTGGAATAGATACACCCAAACGACCGAGATTTTCAATGAAACTGATTCCTTCATTCCCGATCAGAAACATAATCATCGTATTGCGCATAAAATCACCGCTACCTGTCACCGCGTCCAGTTGGTTTGCCACGATGACAGCTAAAATCATAGCCATTTTTTTCATTAACCCTCTAAACGCTGTTTTGGATGAAACTTCTTTTGTTCCAACAGCAACCATCAGACCTGAAATATAATCCACTGCCATCATGATTCCGAGTGCAATAGCAAGATGATCAACCCCGCCAATTAAATAGGCGATAGCTGATGTGCTACCGCCTGTGATTGTCGTGTATAGTGTGTTTGTATTATGTTTCATTTGTTTTCCTCTCTTTCTTTAAGAATAACAAACACCCTCTCATGCGAAAGTGCACTTATTGCGCATAATCGTCCTATTGCGTTATTAAATCCTCTCGTCCTTTCTCCCGAAGGTAAGCGTCAATGCCTTCTTTTAAGTCTGGACGCTTGGAAATGACAAAATCATACGTGTACGCTCCGTCAACGATACGTTGTGCTAAATATGCCGCCATTTTACATACCTCCTAACAGTAAGTCATCTAATGCTTTTTGAATAATTTGTTGACGTTGCTCCAATTCCTTCACCTGCTCCGTCAACGGTTTTTGAAACACCGGTTCTTGTGTTGGTGTAGTTGGGTCAGGATACGAAAATTCTAATTCTAGTGTTTGAGGGTTCACTCGAAAACCATTACATTGCGTAAAATCTTCCGCATATTGTCCATATTCAAGCTGAATAACGCCAACCGTATCACGAACACGCTCCTTTAATGTTTGGTATATCTCGAAATCTTGGTCAATGGTTGTTTCAACAACTGCACCCATCATTTCGCCTGTGTCGAGAATAACGTTTCCTGTTGATTTGTCATAATAAATTTTGCGCCCGATTCGATTCATTTTTGTCCCACCTTATTCAATTGCTATCCACTTATAGCTAGCAACTTCTGGCAAATTAATTGAGAATCCGTCTGTATATATAGACCAAGTTGTATGACTAACTATACCGCCGTAAGAGTAATAAGTTTGGTCTAAATTATCATTAACCTGCCAATAAACTATCCTACCATTAACACTATACTGACCTCCTCCAATATTCTCAACGACCACAAGAGAAGGTCTAAATGCAAGACCTCTTATAGTTACTGATGACGTTGAACTAACTTGACCACTAGCCCATTTCTTCCCTGTTGGAATACTATTGACCCCTGTATTCAATTCATCGAATGTCGGAACTGCCCCAGCTTGAGTCACAGTCCCACCTTTGCCAATGATGGCGGACTTTAGCTGGGCTTTACCATCATTGACATAGAAAAAATCCGATTCTTGAGAATATGGGGTTGCTTGAGTTCCGTATTCAAATTTGATTCGCGTTACCGCCTTGCTTCCTGACGGCATTCCTTGTGGGTCACCACCAACAACGAATTTTATCCAAACTTCAGTTGTTCCGGAAGGAATAAAGAAAGTATCGGTTTTTCTATGCCAATCCCTGTTCAAATCAGCTCTTAATTGTCCTAATATTTGAGGATTCCCATTCCCGTAAAGTTCCACACAGATATTTCCATGTGTTTGACTTAAGCTGTAAAACCACGCAGATATTGTTACATATACTCCACCATTCCAACAAGGAATTCTTTGTGTATTGTCCAATACATGCCATTCATTGGCTGAGACAGCGCTAAAATGGTCAACAAATGAACCTAAATTTAATGTTTGACCGACGAAAAAATGTGAACATGTATTTACCCAACCAGCCAACCCAAACTGAAAAGACGAGTTTTTAACTTTATTAGGATTTGCTTGAAGGACAAAATTTTTAGCATTTTGCTCTGCATTATTCCAAGCCGTTCTTTCTGCTGCCGTTATGTGCTTCACATAATCCGCCGAATGCGCAGCAATCGCGTCATTCACCTGCTTCACCGCGTTCGCTGTCGGCGCTTGTGTCGTGCTAGTGCTGGATGTAGAATCGACTAATTGAACAATCCCCGGCGCACTTGTGCTTGCGCTCGGCAATTGAGATGTCGGTACTTTTGTGTCACTGTCAAGAGAGGCGACGCCGTTTGCCGCGCCTTTTTGGCTGGCCGGAATAGCGTCCGTGATTCCGTATCCAGCAAGCGTTGTTGGTTTGCTTGTAATTTCTGCGAATGTATGCGTATGTCCTGTCGGACTGGCCCCTACATCACTAGCTGTCAGAGTGACGGCTCCTGTCTTGTTGTTGACGCTCGCGACTGTGTTGCGTTGAGCACCCGACTCGATCCCGTCGAGTTTTGCTTTATCTGCCGCAGACATTCGTCCTGCTTGCGACGCTGTAGCCAGTTTGGTCACTTCAACGTCCAAAACATCAAAGTTTTGATTCAAATCATCGATGTTGACAACGTCTGTGCCTTCAGGCTTCTTTAAACCCAAGTTCCCTGTATACTGCACCCTTCTCACGCTCCTTCATCGTATACTTTGAGTTCATTCCACGTTTTTAAACTTGCTTGAGCCCACGTGAGAGATTTCACTACATCCCACACCGTATATGTGTACTTAAAGCTATATGCCAAGTGTGCCGGTTTAATCTGTTCCAGCATTTCAATGAATCCTGCCATGTTTGGCGGAATGCCCTTCACGCCGATGAATTTGATTTCAAATCGGTGTTCCGCCGGGTACTCAATCACATCCACTTCTCCACCACTGAACGCAGCCGCAGCGTTCTGAATCATCTGTTTAGTTACGGTACCAAAACCGCGTAGTTTCGCTTTGATTCGCTCTCTACGCCACTCTATCGACTTGGTCGTATCCACTACCAGCCCAAGTTCTGATTCCCAAAACGACAATCCCCATGTCGCTGTGCCGACTGAAAATTGATCGAGCAACTGATCGATTTCAAACAAAAGCTGTCCGAGCTCTTCTCCCTCTGTACTCATGATTTGCTGAAACTCTCGAATGCCCTGATAATAGTCGGGGAGATATTGAAACAAATCAACCATTCATCTATACCCCCAAACTTATGGTTCCGAGTACCGGAACCTCATCATCTTGCAACGCAATATTGACCGCACCGCCATTCAAGGTCAAACCGCTATAGTCGATGACACCCGGGGTATTCAATAAAAGTGTCCCGATTTTTGCGTAGCTAACATACGTCATTGAAAAAGCGATTTCTTTGAAATATTCATCCAACGACACCGCAAAAGCATCTTGTACGTTTTGCAGTGTGTATCCCAGCGCAAGGACTACGTTTGCCGAAACGTTAATCGACTTGCCCGTCGCCGAAACCACTGTGACAGATGCTCCGATTGGTCGTACTTGTTCGATATATTCTTGCACCTGCGCAACCAATTCATTGGTTGCTGGCTGCATGTCTGTGTTGACGATTATGACTTTGACAGTGCCCGGACCATTCCAAAGAGGCGTAACCTTTGCTGCGCCTACGCCTGCGACCTCGGTTGCCCATCGCTTGTAGTCTGCCGCGTTTCCACTCGTTCCTGGTTCTCGTACTTTTTGTAAAAATCGTTTTCGGAGGGAATCGTCGCTTTCTTCGTCCTCACCAGGAATGAGAACGTCGGCTAGTATCGCTGTCCCTAGTCCCTCAATCGGTTCGATCGGGAGGAGATTTCCGAATTCTTGATTCCCAACACTCCCTGATGTTTCAGCCTGCATACGAAACTGACCGTCTGTGATTTTTTCAATCGCTACATAGACCATATCATTTAGTCGAAATCTACTTCCGATTGGAATATTAAACGGTGCATTGTTCCCATCCGTAAATACCCCTTTTCGCACAGCAGGCGTTGCTTGCTTTCTGTATACACCAAAGTCTGCGGCGCGCTTATCTAAATATTCGCCCGTCGATGTTTCTCCAAAAACAAGACGCAAAACTACATCCAACTCCGCATACATTTGTGCTAGTTCCTCCGCAGCCGGCGCTAATGCGTCGTAGATGACAGAGCCTTCTTGCTTATCTATGTCATCCGGTATTCGGTCAAGCATTCTTTGTAAAATTGCCTCAAACGTTTGATTCTCAAACAATGCCGTTCACCTCCTTGGACATTTCTATTTTTCCGTATACAGTTTGACACACGAATGAGGCGATAGCCGAATCTCCTTGGAATTGGATGTTCATATCTTCAACTGATAGGACGCGCGTATCCTGTAGAACGGCTTCTTCAATCCTCCGTAGCAATTCTGCTTGAACAAACAACCTTTCTTTTCCAATTAAGTTTTCAAAGCCATAATTGTCACTGTAAATTAAATATTTGAAGCGCTCCGTACTTAGCATCTTGAAAATAGATTGTTTGATCGCTTCTAGCCCGTCAATCATTCCGACACATCGGCCGTTTTCAAAGTCTAGGCGATATGTTTTGCTAGGCAAAGTAGAGTCATTATTCACTTCCAAATCTTCAATCAGAATACCCCCAGAAGGCAATACCATCACTTCACCACCTTATCCAAAACAATGAATTGCTGACCGCCCTGCACACGCAGCAAAACCACTCTATCTCCCCTTCTTACATTCGCCTGATCTACACGTTCCGTGATCACTAAAAAATCTTCCGTCAGTCTCAACTTTTGATGGATTTGAATCTCAAGAGGACTTTCAGATGCAACGGTGCCAAACAAAACATTGACTGGATTTGTCGCCTCCACGGCCTTTACTGCCACATTTTTAATTAAATCTACTAGACTCATCAAATCACCTTCAAATCAAGCTGCATGGTATGCACACCGCCTTCCCAATTGTGCGTGCACTCATCGACGAGAAAATATTGTTTCACACCAATTTTTTCAATGTACACAAACACAAAACAACCTGCGCGCACTTTCCAATGACCGAGGCAATTGAGTTTCAACGATTTCGTTTCGCGGTTACGCAACTTAATCAGCTTATCCAACAAGTCTTTAATTTGCGCTGCCGTCATCTTTTCGTCGACTTTCCGAAATTCTTGTAGCCGTCCCCATTTGGCAATGTTCGCGCTGTCTTGTGCAATGTAAACCTCACGTTTACCTGTTTTCTTATTGTCTTGTACGATTTTGACGCGATTATACGTTTCTTCGTCGATTGATTTTTTATACTCAAAATCAAAAAGCAGACTCTCTTCCCCAATGTAAAAGTCGTCTGCTTGAATAGCCATGTTATTGATATTTCGCAATTCCAATTTCCCAAAATTATCGAACAGCACATAGTTTCTGTTCGTCGTAATCAGTGTTGAATCTAAAAACTTTGCCACGACATCAAGCGCTTTTTTGTTGTCTTCGACCATTGCTGGTACTTTGTATCCCGTTTCTTCAAACGTTCCTACTTTCAACCCTGCGTCGTGTGCGATTTTCTTTATACCAGCTGTCGCTGTTGTCGCTGAAAACACAAACGTATCGTTATACATGAGATATCGCAATTGGTCATATGCTTTCAC from Anoxybacillus amylolyticus includes these protein-coding regions:
- a CDS encoding phage holin family protein; translated protein: MKHNTNTLYTTITGGSTSAIAYLIGGVDHLAIALGIMMAVDYISGLMVAVGTKEVSSKTAFRGLMKKMAMILAVIVANQLDAVTGSGDFMRNTMIMFLIGNEGISFIENLGRLGVSIPGQVSKVFAQLKSESQKGEGK
- a CDS encoding tail fiber protein; amino-acid sequence: MQYTGNLGLKKPEGTDVVNIDDLNQNFDVLDVEVTKLATASQAGRMSAADKAKLDGIESGAQRNTVASVNNKTGAVTLTASDVGASPTGHTHTFAEITSKPTTLAGYGITDAIPASQKGAANGVASLDSDTKVPTSQLPSASTSAPGIVQLVDSTSSTSTTQAPTANAVKQVNDAIAAHSADYVKHITAAERTAWNNAEQNAKNFVLQANPNKVKNSSFQFGLAGWVNTCSHFFVGQTLNLGSFVDHFSAVSANEWHVLDNTQRIPCWNGGVYVTISAWFYSLSQTHGNICVELYGNGNPQILGQLRADLNRDWHRKTDTFFIPSGTTEVWIKFVVGGDPQGMPSGSKAVTRIKFEYGTQATPYSQESDFFYVNDGKAQLKSAIIGKGGTVTQAGAVPTFDELNTGVNSIPTGKKWASGQVSSTSSVTIRGLAFRPSLVVVENIGGGQYSVNGRIVYWQVNDNLDQTYYSYGGIVSHTTWSIYTDGFSINLPEVASYKWIAIE
- a CDS encoding YmfQ family protein is translated as MVDLFQYLPDYYQGIREFQQIMSTEGEELGQLLFEIDQLLDQFSVGTATWGLSFWESELGLVVDTTKSIEWRRERIKAKLRGFGTVTKQMIQNAAAAFSGGEVDVIEYPAEHRFEIKFIGVKGIPPNMAGFIEMLEQIKPAHLAYSFKYTYTVWDVVKSLTWAQASLKTWNELKVYDEGA
- a CDS encoding baseplate J/gp47 family protein, translating into MFENQTFEAILQRMLDRIPDDIDKQEGSVIYDALAPAAEELAQMYAELDVVLRLVFGETSTGEYLDKRAADFGVYRKQATPAVRKGVFTDGNNAPFNIPIGSRFRLNDMVYVAIEKITDGQFRMQAETSGSVGNQEFGNLLPIEPIEGLGTAILADVLIPGEDEESDDSLRKRFLQKVREPGTSGNAADYKRWATEVAGVGAAKVTPLWNGPGTVKVIIVNTDMQPATNELVAQVQEYIEQVRPIGASVTVVSATGKSINVSANVVLALGYTLQNVQDAFAVSLDEYFKEIAFSMTYVSYAKIGTLLLNTPGVIDYSGLTLNGGAVNIALQDDEVPVLGTISLGV
- a CDS encoding DUF2634 domain-containing protein is translated as MVLPSGGILIEDLEVNNDSTLPSKTYRLDFENGRCVGMIDGLEAIKQSIFKMLSTERFKYLIYSDNYGFENLIGKERLFVQAELLRRIEEAVLQDTRVLSVEDMNIQFQGDSAIASFVCQTVYGKIEMSKEVNGIV
- a CDS encoding DUF2577 domain-containing protein; the encoded protein is MSLVDLIKNVAVKAVEATNPVNVLFGTVASESPLEIQIHQKLRLTEDFLVITERVDQANVRRGDRVVLLRVQGGQQFIVLDKVVK
- a CDS encoding XkdQ/YqbQ family protein, with the translated sequence MEVLIDNRDGTIWDMPVSSVQWKTSRIGKAGTLDAKLIIEQPTKFPVNNGAIIRVTDGSYKIFYGYVFETGFSTSSEFSVKAYDQLRYLMYNDTFVFSATTATAGIKKIAHDAGLKVGTFEETGYKVPAMVEDNKKALDVVAKFLDSTLITTNRNYVLFDNFGKLELRNINNMAIQADDFYIGEESLLFDFEYKKSIDEETYNRVKIVQDNKKTGKREVYIAQDSANIAKWGRLQEFRKVDEKMTAAQIKDLLDKLIKLRNRETKSLKLNCLGHWKVRAGCFVFVYIEKIGVKQYFLVDECTHNWEGGVHTMQLDLKVI